Proteins encoded in a region of the Nocardia asteroides genome:
- a CDS encoding polysaccharide deacetylase, whose product MSERTWTRGAAAVATLTFDVDAETPILAEGRHYAQHPMVMSHQSYGPDVGVPRILDLLDEMAIPATFFVPGWVAEQRPRLARSIIDRGHEVAHHSYSHRAPTSLPPGAERADFARALDVFAAQGIEISGHRAAMWSASRETLGLVAEYGLAYDSSLMGDDRPYLIDSRYGLVTELPVHWSLDDWEQYAYLPEPRIGSVIESPAKVEQMWRAELDGMRHYNCLFNVCMHPFLTGRPGRMMALRRLIAYAQQCADVTFARCRDVAAWAREDTGTPHRPLPSYDVDPAIYPN is encoded by the coding sequence ATGAGCGAGCGCACCTGGACCCGCGGCGCTGCCGCCGTGGCGACGCTGACCTTCGACGTGGACGCCGAGACACCGATCCTTGCCGAAGGCCGTCACTACGCCCAGCACCCCATGGTGATGTCGCATCAGTCCTACGGTCCGGACGTCGGTGTGCCGCGGATCCTCGACCTCCTCGACGAGATGGCCATTCCCGCTACGTTCTTCGTGCCCGGCTGGGTAGCAGAGCAGCGCCCCCGCCTGGCCCGCTCGATCATCGACCGGGGGCACGAGGTCGCACATCACTCCTACAGCCACCGGGCGCCCACTTCCCTGCCGCCCGGCGCCGAACGCGCGGACTTCGCACGGGCACTCGACGTCTTCGCGGCGCAGGGGATCGAAATATCCGGACATCGCGCGGCGATGTGGAGCGCCAGCCGCGAAACTCTCGGTCTGGTCGCCGAGTACGGGCTGGCTTACGACTCGTCACTGATGGGTGACGACCGGCCGTACCTCATCGACAGCAGGTACGGCTTGGTGACGGAGCTGCCTGTGCATTGGTCGCTGGATGATTGGGAGCAATATGCCTACCTGCCCGAACCGCGGATCGGATCGGTCATCGAATCCCCTGCGAAGGTCGAGCAAATGTGGCGCGCCGAGCTCGATGGCATGCGCCACTACAATTGCCTGTTCAACGTGTGCATGCATCCGTTCCTCACCGGGCGGCCGGGCCGGATGATGGCGCTGCGACGCCTTATCGCGTATGCCCAGCAGTGCGCAGACGTGACCTTCGCACGCTGTCGGGATGTGGCGGCGTGGGCGCGTGAGGACACCGGCACACCACATCGACCGCTGCCGAGCTACGACGTAGATCCAGCGATATACCCGAACTGA
- a CDS encoding MarR family winged helix-turn-helix transcriptional regulator: MWRAYRELTRELQRTFERQLERDAGLSGADYAVLAPVSEAEDGVIRMRELGHEVGWDRSRLSHQVTRMQKRGLVVREDCADDARGAMVRITPAGREAIEAAAPEHVGTVRRHFFDHLSEREQATLTRVFERLLAAQRHDG; encoded by the coding sequence CTGTGGCGGGCCTACCGGGAACTGACCCGCGAACTGCAGCGCACCTTCGAGCGCCAGCTGGAACGCGACGCCGGGCTCTCCGGCGCCGATTACGCCGTGCTGGCACCCGTTTCCGAGGCCGAAGACGGCGTGATCCGCATGCGCGAGCTCGGCCACGAGGTGGGCTGGGACCGCAGCAGGCTGTCCCATCAGGTCACGCGGATGCAGAAGCGCGGCCTGGTCGTGCGGGAGGACTGCGCCGACGACGCGCGGGGCGCGATGGTGCGCATTACCCCCGCCGGCCGCGAAGCGATCGAGGCAGCCGCTCCCGAACACGTCGGCACCGTCCGCCGCCACTTCTTCGACCATCTCTCCGAGCGCGAGCAGGCGACGCTGACCCGCGTGTTCGAGCGCCTGCTCGCCGCTCAGCGCCATGACGGCTAG
- a CDS encoding alpha/beta fold hydrolase, which yields MTDMTLTLRDVTLRATVTGAGPTVLLLHAGEERRDVWAPVTEGMTECGLRTVAFDLRGHGESSGRATTLRAIADDVIAMVVREPAPLVVVGASLGGFAAVAALAESSVAQRVAGLVLVDVVPDVDADRARRWLDDHGLLARNTELTDDILASRFELHGIIATSDLPILLVRGGRRSPLGDADVDRLRTANRRVTVTRVPDAGHLVARDAPGELARIVSAHATKWLATDDVVRRAFELQRTLGAEHIDHPGGTLFEHLRRVHTLTVEWNAAPRTRLASICHASYGTDGFRHAMLPTTDRRRLDHVIGPDAAALAYLYGACDRSHTYRELGRRPLPVTDRFTGGSKTIEGTELRDFAVLTIANELDVARHAQLLPSIRSDIRELVAALATYAPDEAEVALADEALARASAE from the coding sequence ATGACAGACATGACCCTCACGCTGCGCGACGTCACACTTCGAGCCACGGTGACCGGCGCGGGCCCCACGGTCCTGCTGCTTCACGCGGGCGAGGAGCGTCGCGACGTCTGGGCACCGGTCACGGAGGGGATGACCGAGTGCGGACTGCGGACGGTGGCCTTCGATCTGCGCGGGCACGGCGAGAGTTCCGGACGAGCCACCACTTTGCGGGCGATCGCCGACGACGTCATCGCGATGGTGGTTCGCGAACCGGCGCCGCTCGTCGTGGTGGGTGCCTCCCTCGGCGGGTTCGCCGCCGTCGCCGCCCTCGCGGAGTCGTCTGTCGCGCAGCGCGTCGCCGGCCTCGTGCTCGTGGACGTCGTTCCTGATGTCGACGCGGATCGGGCCCGCCGCTGGCTCGACGACCACGGGCTCCTCGCGCGCAACACCGAGCTCACCGATGACATTCTCGCCTCCCGCTTCGAGCTCCACGGGATCATCGCGACATCGGACCTGCCCATCCTGCTCGTGCGGGGAGGACGACGTTCCCCGCTTGGCGACGCCGACGTGGACCGGCTACGCACGGCCAACAGACGCGTCACCGTTACCCGCGTACCGGACGCCGGGCATCTCGTCGCTCGCGACGCCCCCGGGGAACTCGCGCGTATCGTTTCGGCGCACGCCACCAAATGGCTCGCCACCGACGACGTCGTCCGCCGCGCGTTCGAGCTGCAGCGCACGCTCGGCGCCGAACATATCGATCACCCAGGCGGAACCCTGTTCGAGCACCTTCGCCGGGTGCACACCCTCACGGTCGAATGGAACGCCGCGCCCCGCACCCGACTGGCGTCGATCTGCCACGCGTCATACGGCACCGACGGGTTCCGGCACGCCATGCTGCCGACCACAGATCGTCGGCGGCTGGATCACGTCATCGGCCCCGACGCCGCGGCGCTGGCATACCTCTACGGCGCATGCGATCGCTCACACACCTACCGCGAACTCGGCCGACGGCCCTTGCCTGTGACCGACAGATTCACCGGCGGCTCGAAGACGATCGAAGGAACCGAACTCCGTGACTTCGCCGTCCTGACCATCGCCAACGAACTCGACGTCGCCCGCCACGCCCAGCTTCTCCCGTCGATTCGCAGCGATATCCGTGAACTCGTCGCCGCGCTGGCCACGTACGCGCCCGACGAGGCTGAAGTAGCGCTCGCCGATGAAGCCCTCGCTCGAGCGAGCGCCGAGTGA
- a CDS encoding urea carboxylase-associated family protein has translation MTALSYREPVTVPARQARAVTLRTGERLRITDLDGGQVGDVFAYNADDITEHHSASHTRTHTSRLFPALGESFVTNRRRPILTYLADTSPGVHDMLIAACDPERYAAYGDPDHASCADNLRHAMSDLGYPALPTIPQPINVFMRIPVTAGGTLSWLEAATAPGDSITLRAEMDCLVVVSSCPQDHNVINGTRPTPLALTTLPPNHGGENDDHH, from the coding sequence ATGACAGCGTTGAGCTACCGGGAGCCGGTGACCGTGCCGGCCAGACAGGCCAGGGCGGTGACCTTGCGAACCGGCGAGCGGTTGCGGATCACCGACCTCGACGGCGGCCAGGTGGGTGATGTCTTCGCCTACAACGCCGACGACATCACCGAGCACCACAGTGCCTCGCACACCCGCACCCACACCAGTCGACTCTTCCCCGCGCTCGGCGAATCCTTCGTCACCAATCGCCGCCGCCCGATCCTCACCTACCTGGCCGACACCTCCCCCGGGGTGCACGACATGTTGATAGCCGCCTGCGACCCGGAACGCTATGCGGCATACGGAGACCCGGACCACGCCAGCTGCGCCGACAATCTGCGCCACGCCATGAGCGACCTCGGGTACCCGGCCCTGCCGACCATCCCGCAGCCGATCAATGTCTTCATGCGGATTCCCGTCACCGCCGGCGGAACCCTGTCGTGGCTGGAAGCCGCCACCGCGCCCGGCGACTCGATCACCTTGCGCGCCGAGATGGACTGCCTCGTAGTCGTCTCATCCTGCCCGCAGGACCACAACGTCATCAACGGAACTCGCCCCACCCCGCTCGCCCTGACCACCCTGCCCCCCAACCACGGAGGAGAAAACGATGATCACCACTGA
- a CDS encoding NADH:flavin oxidoreductase, with protein MITTELAHPALEPTAIGALTLRNRFAVAPMTRISAESDGTPTAQMSEYYHEFAAGGFGLIITEGTYTDATHSQGYYNQPGLVTQRHIAGWRNVVDAVHAAGAPIVAQLMHAGAISQGNAYGYNTIGPSSITPPGQMMPDYGGVGGPWNPPREMTARDIEDVVAGFSAAAENARAAGFDGVEIHAANGYLLDQFLTVYTNQRTDEYGGPVQNRIRLTVGVLRAIREALGDFPIGVRLSQTKVNDFTYRWPGAAADARAIFTALTDATYLHIASEGKDFLETARFPGGSTITELARKVSGRPVIANGGMHALPQAADVLTGGHADMLSLGRGALANPDLPRRVATGAALEPFDHAMLHPMACLDNAAAWRARRAG; from the coding sequence ATGATCACCACTGAACTGGCCCACCCTGCTCTCGAGCCGACCGCGATCGGCGCCCTGACGCTGCGCAACCGGTTCGCCGTCGCACCGATGACCCGAATTTCCGCCGAGTCCGACGGCACACCCACCGCCCAGATGAGCGAGTACTACCACGAGTTCGCAGCGGGCGGATTCGGATTGATCATCACGGAGGGGACCTACACGGACGCCACCCACAGCCAGGGCTACTACAACCAGCCCGGCTTGGTCACCCAACGGCACATCGCGGGATGGCGGAACGTGGTTGATGCGGTACACGCGGCCGGCGCCCCGATCGTCGCGCAGTTGATGCACGCCGGTGCCATTTCCCAGGGCAACGCCTACGGCTACAACACCATAGGCCCCTCATCGATCACGCCCCCCGGCCAGATGATGCCTGACTACGGCGGCGTCGGTGGGCCGTGGAACCCGCCCCGGGAGATGACCGCACGCGACATCGAGGATGTCGTGGCCGGGTTCTCGGCCGCCGCCGAGAACGCCAGGGCGGCCGGCTTCGACGGGGTCGAGATCCACGCGGCCAACGGCTATCTGCTCGACCAGTTCCTCACCGTCTACACCAACCAGCGCACCGACGAGTACGGCGGACCGGTGCAGAACCGGATCCGCCTGACCGTCGGCGTGCTGCGGGCGATCCGTGAAGCGCTCGGCGACTTCCCGATCGGCGTGCGACTGTCCCAGACCAAGGTCAACGACTTCACCTACCGCTGGCCCGGCGCCGCCGCCGACGCGCGGGCCATCTTCACGGCACTGACCGACGCGACCTACCTGCACATCGCCAGCGAGGGCAAGGACTTCCTCGAGACCGCTCGCTTCCCGGGCGGATCGACCATCACCGAGCTCGCCCGTAAGGTCTCCGGCCGTCCTGTCATCGCCAACGGCGGCATGCACGCACTCCCCCAGGCCGCCGATGTGCTCACCGGTGGGCACGCCGACATGCTGTCGCTGGGCCGGGGCGCGCTGGCCAATCCCGACCTGCCACGCCGGGTCGCGACCGGGGCAGCGCTCGAGCCGTTCGACCATGCGATGCTGCATCCCATGGCCTGCTTGGACAACGCCGCCGCTTGGCGCGCACGGCGCGCCGGATGA
- a CDS encoding TetR/AcrR family transcriptional regulator: protein MILDAAASLLAEGGVAAVQVRAVAARVGMTDAGVSHHFGNREKLLAELLRHGGGRLRAALQDVIAAWLEHGTDVLELVESLESVYRGGYGELAVALHAAGWRDRGAGMLDPVVDALHRSRPPGSPLDETRLAVAALHQAMATEPLYGSDFRRSAGLTGAAAQDSTAHLRWWASQLQRTLDIEPAHR from the coding sequence TTGATCCTCGATGCCGCCGCTTCGCTGCTGGCCGAGGGAGGCGTCGCCGCTGTGCAGGTGCGCGCGGTGGCAGCGCGGGTCGGGATGACCGACGCCGGCGTCTCGCATCACTTCGGCAATCGCGAGAAGCTGCTCGCCGAACTTCTTCGCCATGGTGGAGGCCGGCTTCGAGCCGCGCTTCAAGACGTCATCGCCGCATGGCTGGAGCACGGCACCGATGTCCTCGAGCTCGTCGAGTCGCTCGAGTCCGTGTATCGCGGCGGCTACGGCGAACTCGCGGTGGCGCTGCACGCGGCGGGATGGCGCGACCGTGGTGCCGGCATGCTCGACCCGGTCGTCGACGCCCTGCATCGGAGTCGGCCTCCCGGAAGTCCCCTCGACGAGACGCGACTCGCGGTCGCCGCCCTCCACCAGGCGATGGCAACCGAGCCCCTCTACGGCAGCGACTTCCGTCGCAGCGCCGGCCTCACCGGCGCCGCGGCGCAAGACTCGACCGCTCACCTGCGCTGGTGGGCAAGCCAGCTCCAACGCACGCTAGACATTGAACCGGCGCACCGTTGA
- a CDS encoding PucR family transcriptional regulator yields the protein MLTINRLVADSELGLRVMTPELTDRLAAEISWLHTTELPDPSPYVRPGELVLTNGLWLPHVSAKLFIDALARAGAAGLVYGLTAQTPVLPEELVSLCIARGLPLIELSISVPFAALTRAAARIQNEVLQAELAATVHRGDALATALSRGSGAAGVLEILRGETELPLMVVDRKGRCLASIGCEPTGEQIRLAAVALNGTPPPLEVDLLSSGPSALYLVEGAMGEIDAGLYCLEPATKLDTADREALAQAARFLSLEVTKQQAVHAIEARFAAELLEMILSGPRRSGEVSQRLRAYGVPADRPLGVFALAPSSPTVGHHTPPDHVADAVGAFFAMHGIPVFTAAGSRDVVAVCPWDRAADELARFARELSAEVSRRVRVSRIVVGVGEIVTTAGALREPLVRAREVCQVLRGRNGPDTATFADIATFRMLLGLLDEQVLRRFTDQVLGIIREHDTRAHTELEHTLRTFLANDGQWGVTAAALHVHVNTLRNRMARITELTGRNVNRLEDVVDLSLAFAAESVGPGAGSTTAIR from the coding sequence GTGCTGACCATCAACCGCCTTGTCGCCGATTCCGAGCTGGGCCTGCGGGTGATGACCCCGGAACTCACCGACCGTTTGGCGGCGGAGATCAGCTGGCTGCACACCACCGAGCTGCCCGACCCGTCGCCATACGTCCGTCCCGGGGAACTGGTGCTGACCAACGGTCTATGGCTGCCGCACGTCTCGGCGAAGCTGTTCATCGACGCTCTGGCGCGGGCGGGAGCAGCCGGGCTGGTCTACGGACTGACGGCGCAGACCCCGGTGCTTCCTGAAGAGCTCGTGTCGCTGTGCATTGCGCGTGGCCTGCCGTTGATCGAGCTGTCTATCAGTGTGCCGTTCGCCGCCCTCACCCGTGCGGCCGCCCGAATCCAGAACGAGGTACTGCAGGCGGAACTGGCCGCGACCGTGCACCGCGGCGATGCTCTGGCCACCGCCCTGTCCCGTGGCAGTGGCGCGGCGGGCGTACTCGAGATCCTGCGGGGCGAAACGGAGTTACCGCTGATGGTGGTCGACCGCAAGGGTCGCTGCCTGGCCAGTATCGGCTGCGAACCGACAGGAGAGCAGATCCGCCTCGCCGCCGTGGCTCTCAACGGTACGCCACCGCCGCTCGAGGTCGATTTGCTCAGTTCCGGTCCGTCCGCGCTGTATCTGGTCGAGGGCGCGATGGGGGAAATCGACGCCGGCTTGTACTGCCTGGAACCGGCCACGAAACTGGATACGGCCGATCGCGAGGCCCTCGCCCAAGCGGCCCGATTCCTGAGCCTGGAGGTCACCAAACAGCAGGCGGTGCATGCTATCGAGGCGCGCTTCGCAGCCGAGCTACTGGAGATGATCCTGTCGGGACCACGGCGCAGCGGCGAGGTGAGTCAGCGGCTGCGCGCCTACGGGGTGCCGGCGGACCGTCCGCTGGGCGTCTTCGCACTCGCCCCATCCTCCCCGACCGTCGGCCACCACACACCGCCGGACCATGTCGCCGACGCCGTCGGCGCATTCTTCGCCATGCACGGAATCCCGGTATTCACGGCCGCGGGAAGCCGCGACGTCGTGGCTGTCTGCCCCTGGGATCGAGCTGCGGACGAGTTGGCGCGTTTTGCTCGCGAGCTGTCCGCGGAAGTAAGCAGGCGCGTGCGCGTTTCGAGGATCGTCGTGGGAGTGGGTGAGATAGTGACGACTGCGGGCGCCCTGCGGGAACCGCTGGTGCGTGCTCGGGAAGTCTGCCAGGTTCTGCGCGGGCGGAACGGCCCGGACACGGCCACCTTCGCCGATATCGCGACATTCCGGATGCTGCTGGGGCTGCTCGATGAGCAGGTGCTGCGACGGTTCACCGATCAGGTTCTCGGCATCATCCGCGAGCACGACACCCGCGCCCACACCGAACTCGAGCACACCCTGCGAACGTTCCTCGCCAACGACGGCCAGTGGGGAGTGACGGCCGCCGCCCTGCATGTGCACGTCAACACCCTACGCAACCGCATGGCCCGTATCACCGAGCTGACCGGACGCAATGTCAACCGGCTCGAGGACGTCGTCGACTTGTCGCTGGCCTTCGCGGCCGAGTCCGTCGGCCCGGGCGCCGGATCGACCACGGCTATCAGATGA